The following DNA comes from Winogradskyella sp. PG-2.
ATGAGTTTTCCTTTATGAAACTCAACAGTCGCAGTTGGAAAATTAGGGATATGATTATAGCTTGCTTCAGCAATAATATCAATTTCTCCAATGAGTTGACCTAATCCTGTACCAAGGATAATTCCGACTTCTGGATTATCAAATCCTTTTTTTTGTAAATATTCAGTACTCTCTGTAATCAATTTAATCATTCACTTACTCTTTGATAAGCCTTTTCATCACTGTTTGATTGTCGGCCGTTAAACTTACCAAATATACACCAGTTTTTAATGAAGATGAATTTATATTATGATTAATCGAAGTACTATTGTTTGAACTGTAAACTTCTTTCCCTAAAACATTATAAATCTTAATATTTAAGTCTAATTGATTTATGTTCTCAATGTTAAGATTGTCTTTTGCTGGATTAGGATATAATTTTATTGAGTTTTCTAGACGACGTTCTGATACATTTAGAAGTGCGCAATCTGATCCTGTATTTACACCTAAAGTAATATGTCCCCATCTTTCATTTATAGCAATACATTGTATTACAATAAAGTCATAATCACTAAGATTAGTGTCAGTCGTAATTGGAAAGGTCATCATTCCAGTAATTGGAGAAGTACCAGGTCCACCAAATCCACCAGCATCGTTTTCAAGTTGACCAGATATCTGTACAGCATCAGATCCTGAAGTTGCAATATCATCTTTTTTTGAAATGTACACGCGTAAATCTGCACCTTGAACAGTCATAAAATCATTTTCAAAAACAACGTTTTTGTCACCATTGGATTCAAATAAGATTTCACCAGTGCCACTTATACTATAAGCTGGATCGCTTTGCACAAATGAACCAGAGCGTTCACATTGAGAATAAATAAATTCAGAAGTTGTAGCCACAAGTAGTGCTACTAAAAGTAATTTTTTTTCATAATAAATTGCGTTAGTTTTTTTTGAAATACTTTTGAAAGACTTTATATGGTTTTAAGTCTTCGACATAGTCTATATCGTTAAGTGTTTCTAAAACATACACACTATTATGATTTAATTTTGAAATCGTTTGTTTATAAACCGTTTCTGTTCCCCATGCTTTGATATTGAATACTTTTGGGTGTAGTTTTTTCATTCCTAGAAGATAATAACCACCATCTTTAGCAGGACCAATAGCTACATCACTATGATCTAGTGCATTGAACGCATTTTCTATGATAGATTCGTTTAAGTCTAATAAATCACTGCCAATAATAATAACCTTATCGTAGTTTAATCTAAAAAGTGCTTCGAATGCATTTTGCATACGCTGACCTAAATCATCACCTTTCTGTAGTTTTTTGTTGAAGTGCTTAGTTTCCCAAATATCCTTTTCACTGATAGTTTCTGAGTAAAACACATAACGTGAAATATCAATTTTTAAGGAAACATCAGCTGTATGTTGGAGTAAATATTTATAAACATCTAGAGCATTCTTATCACCAATAGTTTTAGCTAATCGAGTTTTGCATTTTCCAAGTTCTGGGTTTCTTGTGAAAATAATTAGGGCATTTTTACTCATGCTTTTAGAAAACTTTTTTCCCAGAAGTTAGCCATTTTGACCACTCTTCAGAAAATGTATGTACATTTTCAGTGGGTTCATCATCAGTATCATAAACTGTGAAGTCATTGTTTTTCCATTCAAAAACACCTCCAAATAGATTGTAGACATTAGTGTAACCAGCTTCTTTGAGTTTCTCGCCAATATCTTCAGAACGAATTCCGACTGAACAATAAACCACTAGTGTTTTAGATTTATCAGTAACTTGTTTTTCTACAGCTTCAATATCGAAATGATCGTAGCCTACCTGAATGGCATTTTTAATATGGCTGACTTCATATTCTTTTATTTCCCTAGAATCTAAAATTATAGCTTCAGAATCTGGTAATGCCAATTCTTGTACAGAGATATAAGGAATACTTTCTGTATTATACTTTTTAAGCAATTTTGAAATGTTTTTCTGAGCAAATCCAATGCTAGAAATAAATAGAACTATAAGTAAAATTGTTTTTTTCATAATATTAAGCTACGGAACCTTGACAACTACTACCTGCACCTGCAGTGCAACCATAACAGTGTTGAGAAATGACAATATTTCTACCTTCAAGTAAGTCTTCATTATACTCTGATATGTGCTTTATCTTACTATTTACGGGTAATTCTAGCATCTGATTAAAATCGCAATCAAACAGATAACCATCCCAACTCACAGAAAGTGTATTGGTGCACATTACATTCTCCACAGCTGCAGGATTATAAGCTTCAATCAATGAATACATATAATCTTCATAATTTTCAGAGGCAATTAAATAATCTAAAAACCTGCTAATTGGTAAATTAGTAATTGCAAATAGATTATGAAACTGAATATTAAAATCTTCCAGCAATGCTTTTTTGAAATCTTTTTCCATTGAAGCCTGATCTCCAGGTAAAAATGCACCTGATGGATTGTAAACTAAATCTAATCGCAAATCGCTATTAAGCATTCCGTAACCAACAGCATTTAGTTCTTGGAGGGCCTTTATTGACTTATCAAAAACACCATCACCACGTTGCTTATCTGTTTTTCCACGCGTCCAGTGTGGCATTGAGCTTACGACATGTACATTATGCTTTTTAAAGAATTCTGGTAAGTCATAATATTTTTTATTTGCACGAATAATAGTGAGATTAGAACGCACAATAAAATCTTTTATGCCCGCTTTAGCAGCTTCTTCTACAAACCATCTAAAATCTGGATTCATTTCTGGCGCTCCTCCAGTTAAATCTAAAGTATGTGCTCCTGTGTTTTTAATCACTTCAAGACACTCTCTCATAGTGTCTCTGGTCATAATTTCTTTTCGGTCAGGTCCTGCATCTACATGACAATGGTCACAAACCTGATTGCACATATAGCCAACGTTTATTTGAAGAATTTCAAGTTTTTTTGCTTTTAACGGAAATTGACTGGTTTCAGAAATCTTAGCTTTAAACGTAGGTAGTTCTCCATTTTGGAATATACCATTCGAAAGGATTTCTAATTGCTTATTACTTTGTGCTAAATCGCTATGTCTTTTTTTAAGGGACTTTGTTGCCATTAATTAACCATCTAATTTATTAACCTTATTCATCATCTGCACTCCATGTACTAGAGTGGCTCCACTTTTTATTGCAGCACCAACATGTATCGCTTCCATCATTTCTTCTTTTGTCACTCCGCGCTGTAAAGTATCCTTTGTATAAGCATCTATACAATAAGGACATTGTTCAGTATGCGATACAGCAAGAGCTATCAATGATTTCTCACGAGCTGTAAGTGCACCTTCTTCAAAGACTTTGCCATAATATTCAAAAAACTTGTTCCCAAGTTCCTCATCCCATTCTGTTATATTTCCAAATTTCCTTAGATCTGCTGGATCGTAATACGTCTTAGACATGTGTAGTTATTTATAAAAATTACTAGAAATCAATATAGCACTTTTTGTCGAAGTAAAAACTTAAAGATTACAGAAAAAATAGAAAATATTTTCATCTAAAAAGCCTTACATTTAAATCTGTTTTTATTTAGCATGAAGAATTGGATAGAAATTTTATCAGAATTTAAAAAAAAGCAACAACCCGTTGCTCTTGTTACTGTAACAAAGTGTCATGGTTCAACGCCTTGCGTACTAGGCTCGCGTATGATAATTACAGAAGATAAAGAGATTCATGGTACAATAGGAGGAGGGAAGTTAGAGTTTCTTGCTATTGAAAAAGCAATGGCAGCTTTAAGCGAAAATAAAATAATAGAATCTGGTTATACATTAGGACCAGAATTTGAACAATGCTGTGGAGGAAAAGTTGAATTTATTATAGAACCTATGAATCAGACACCAGAATTATTTTTATTTGGAGCAGGACACATCGGAAAAGAAATAGTACAATTATTAGTTGGTACACCTTTTAAAGTTAATCTTATAGATTCTAGAGAGAATTGGTTTAATGAAAAGGAAATTGATGAAAGTATTAATCAATGTGAGGTAAGTGAAATAGATTTTAAAACTTTTAGAGATGCAGTACGTTGGGGAAAAAGTTGTTATGTTTTAGTGTTGACTCACAATCATGCTATAGACTTCGATATTATTTCAATGGCATTACAAAACGAAACTAAATTTCTAGGTTTAATAGGAAGTAAAACAAAAAAAGCACGTTTTAATAATATGCTCATTAAAGAAATGAATATTGAAGAAGGTATGAGTAATGTAGTTTGCCCAATAGGATTACCAATTGGTGGAGATACACCTAAAGAAATTGCAATAAGTGTAGTTGCTCAATTACTACAAGTGCATTATCAAGGGACTGCCGAATAAATGAAGAACAACAAATCCATTATTGATAAATTAACAGCGCTTTGGGCACTTAATGAATCTGGTTTAGGAGGGTTTTTACACGTCTTTAATACTCCTTTCACAGGCTTAATAGTTGGTGGTATTGCCATTTTGCTAATTAGTTTAATCTCCTATTATGCAGAGAACAAGTGGCAAGCTATTTTAAAAGCTTTGGTTATTGTTTTGATTATAAAGATGGCAGTTAGTCCATACTCGCCATTTGGAGCTTATGTTGCTGTTAGTTTTCAAGCGGTTTTTGGGGCGTTCTTATTTTCTAAATTTTCATGGAAAGGTGCGACTATTATTGTTTTAGGAATGGTAACTTTTTTAGAATCTGCGCTTCAAAAATTATTAATTCTAACCATTGTTTATGGCACTGAACTATGGGAAGCCATTAATTTATACGGAGTTTGGGTTCAGAAGAAATTAAATTTTATGTCTGAGACTTCTACAACGTCTTTTTTAGTAACACTATATCTATTAGTATATGGGATTTGTGGCATTTTAGCAGGAATTTTTATCAAGAACATTATAAAAATTATAGCAAATAAAAAGGAAACTGATTTTTATCTAGATCATGAGATTAGCACATCTAAGGATGAGAAAAAGAAAGTATCTTTTAAAACTAAAGTTATTTGGGTTTGGTTAATTACTGTTGCAGTAATAGTGTTGGCATTTTCATTTTTTGGAGGCAATTTATTCGGTTGGCAAAAGGCTATTTATATTTTATTACGAAGCTTTTTAATTTTAATGCTATGGTATTTAGTTATAGGGCCCTTTTTATTGAAAATGGTTCGAAAATACCTCAATAAAAAAGAATCACAGTACAAAGAAGATATTACTAATGCCATGGATTTATTTCCGTACTTCAGACGAATACTGTCTTATACGTGGCAAGAAACAAAGCATCTAAAAGGCTATGCACGTTTTAAATATTTTATGGCTAATAGCATTTCTAATTGTATTCATTTTAAAGTGCCTTCAGAGTGATATATATTCTAAAAGGTGATATCAGAACAGGGAAGACAACAGCCTTATTAAACTGGATTGAAAAGCGCAATGATGTGGATGGTTTACTTTGTCCTGATAATGAAAATGGAAAGCGCTACTTTTTAAAAGTGAAATCTAGCGAAGAATTTGAATTTGAAACTGAACAAGAACCTGAAAAAACGATAACAATCGGACGGTTTCATTTTTTAAAATCTGCTTTTGATGAAGCGAACGATTATTTAATATCGAAAGGGAAAGCCCAAAAAAGTAAATATCTCATTATTGACGAATTAGGAAAACTGGAATTGCAGCATACAGGTCTAGATGATGCAGCTAAAGTATTAATTCCTGATTGTATTTTTAATGATAAAAACCATCTAATTGTTGTGATTAGGACGTCTTTGATTGAGAAGGTGGTCGAACACTATCAGATAAAATCATATACTTTAATTACAAAGGAAGATTTAGCTAAAGAATGTTTCGCTTAAGGCATAATAAATTGCCATTAACGCAGAGAATATAGCACTTCCCAAAAAGCGCCATTTGAGTTTAAATCGATTTTGAATGATATAATTCGCTATAAAAGAAATAGGAATATTGACCAAAAATGACCAACAAGCGATTCTAAATACATCCCATAAAATTGATTCATCTTGGCCTAAAAATAGTTTAATAAATAGTAAATGTCTTGCGATCCAAATGGGATTAAAATATAAAATAGCCAACCCTGTTTTTGTCAGATTTGCTTTTAAGCCTTTTAGGTGTTGTGTTTTTTTGATAATCCAGTCAAAGTAATTTGGAATTTCTAATGCATAAACTGTTGCTCCAATGAATACCATTCCTAATAAGCGTATCAAAGAAAACTCATCTAATAACAGTGCAGCAATAGTATCTCCAGCACTATAAATAAGTGCGCCTTTTAATATGTTTTGTTTTCTGTAGTGTATTTCGATATGGCTATTATTTATTATGTAAACCCATCAAAACCTTTTCGGGAGTCATTGGCGCATGGAATTTTAAATCATAGTTAGGGTTAAATGCCATCATTGCATTCTGAATTGCAAAATAGGCTCCAATCCCATACATTAATGGAGGTTCACCAACGGCTTTAGATTTTAAAATTGCTAATTCGTGTCCTTTAGTTTCTACAGGAATAACTTCGACGTCTTTAGGAACTGAAAATATATCAGGAATCTTATAAGTTGATAGCGCATTTGAAAGTAATCGACCTTCATCATTATAAGCAATCTCTTCCATAGTCATCCAGCCAATACCTTGTGCAAGTGCACCCTCAACTTGTCCTAAATCAATCCCTTCACTCATACTTTTTCCATAATCGTGAACAATCTTTACCCAATCAAACTCGTACGTACCACGTGTACAATCTAAAGTTACTGTGGTAATAGCTGTGCCATAAACATGGTAAGCGAAAGGGTGTCCTTTTTCTTTGGTTTTGTCAAAGTGAATTTCTGGCGTGGCGTAATGTGCATTTTCGGTTAATGCCACACGTTTTAACATGGCACTGCTTATGAGTTCTGTCCAAGATAACTCAGACTTTTTATCATTTATGTAAATGAACTCATCTTTAAGCTCAATGTGTTCTGGTTTCGTATTTAAATCTTCAGAGGCGACGAGTTTTAATCGCTTTAATAATGAATTACAAGCCATCAAGGTTGCTTTTCCATTTAAATCTGCAGTAGAACTCGCAGCAGAAGGTGAGGTGTTAGCAACTCTTGTTGTGTTGGTGGTTTCAATCTTAATTTTTTCTATTGGGATTGAAAATACTTGCGCTGCAATTTGCATCATTTTGGTATTTACACCTTGTCCCATTTCTACTGCAGCTGTACTAATCCCAACACTACCATCTAAATAAATATGAACCAAAGCACGTGCATGATTCATTGATGTATTGGTAAATGAAATACCAAAACAAATAGGCATAAACGCAATACCTTTTTTAAAGCTTGTATTATTCTTGTTGAATTCTTCAACGTCGTGTTCTAAAGCATCACTACTGAATAATGATTTCGCAGAATCCCATGTGTTTTTAGCTTCTACTTTTTTAGCAATCTGTCCATAAGAAAACGTATCGTTTTCATCTAACAAGTTAATCTCTTGAATTTCTCTAGAAGTCACTCCAATTTCTGAAGCTGCTTTTGCAATCGCAGATTCTATAACATACATACCTTGTGGTCCACCAAAACCTCGAAAAGCTGTGTTGGGTGGTAAATTGGTTTTACAACTTAAAACCATTGTTTTTACATTAGGAATATAATAACTATTAGTAGCATGAAATAGCGTACGTTCAGCAATAGCAGGAGATAAATCGGCTGCAGCACCAGAGTTCTGAAGAAACTCAGCTTCATATGCCAATATCTTTAAATCCTTAGATAAACCAATTTTATAAGTGCTTTCATAAGGATGACGTTTGCCTGTCATATGTAAATCGTCATGACGATTTAGTATTAATTTTACGGATTGATTTAAATGATAAGTGGCCAAAGCTGCCATTACAGCCCAAGGGGTTGCCTGGTCTTCTTTTCCACCAAAACCGCCTCCAAGACGTGTGACATCAACTTCAATTTTATGCATTGCAAGGCCAAGTACATTAGCTGTTGTTTTTTGAACAGCTGTTGGTCCTTGTGTTGATGAGGTGATTTTTATGTTACCATTTTCCAAAGGTTCTGCATAAGCTCCTTGTGCTTCAATATATAAATGCTCTTGTCCGTTTGAAAACGTTTCACCTTCATAAATATACTCGCAATCTTTGAATGTGTTTTCGGTGTCACCTAAACTAAAAGAGCGTGGTGCATTAATAAAACTACCTTTAGCTTTAGCTTGTTTTGCAGTTGTAATAACTGGTAACTCCTGAATGTCAATTTCAATTAAGTTTCTAGCTTTTCTTGCAATGAATTCAGATTCTGCAATAATAAGTGCAATTGGCATTCCCCAAAAATGAACCTCATTTTCTGCAAATAAAGGTTCATCTCTAATGATGCCTCCAATCTCGTTTTCGCCAGGAATATCTTTATAGGTAAAAATACGTTCTACACCGTCCAAAGCTTCTGCCTTAGAATAATCGATGGACTTTATTTTGCCATGTGCTTTTCGTGAATCAAAAACCACAGCATGCAAGGTGCCTTGTCTCACATTAACATCATCAACATATAAAGATTCGCCACGAACATGAGTATATGAATCTAAGTTTTTTATGCTTTGCTTTAAAGCTATAGAAACAGCATCTAGTTTAGAGTTAAGTTCAGTATTTGATTTGTTTTTATGCATGCTGAACAAAATCGTTTAAGGTGAATGTTTTCGGAAATAATTCTGTAAAATGTGCAAAGAATAATTGGCGTCCTAATAAGCGTTTGTAATCACTTGAGCCTCTAACATCACTGATTGGACTGATTTCATGTTGAAGGATGTCATTGGCTTCTAATATTGTTTCAGAAGTCAACGGTTTTCCTTTTAAGAACGTAGAAGTTTTATGTAAATACTTTGGAATGGCAGCAACACCACCAATAGATACATGTGCTTCTGAAATTATATTATTTTCAATAGATATATGAATCGCAGAGTTAACACTTGCAATATCTAAATGAGTGCGTTTACACACTTTTTCAAAATTGAAATAAGATGCTTTTGTTGGTAATTTAAAGCTGATGTTTTTTAGAAGTTCTTGGTCTTTTAAATCATAGGTTTTGTAGCCTTTATAAAAGTCTTTAAGTGCGATAGTTCGCTCTTTGTTGTCTTCATTTATAATAGTGATGTCACTATTTAAGGCTAAAAAGAAAATCGTCATATCACCAATTGGTGAAGCATTGACTAAGT
Coding sequences within:
- a CDS encoding T9SS type A sorting domain-containing protein, with the protein product MATTSEFIYSQCERSGSFVQSDPAYSISGTGEILFESNGDKNVVFENDFMTVQGADLRVYISKKDDIATSGSDAVQISGQLENDAGGFGGPGTSPITGMMTFPITTDTNLSDYDFIVIQCIAINERWGHITLGVNTGSDCALLNVSERRLENSIKLYPNPAKDNLNIENINQLDLNIKIYNVLGKEVYSSNNSTSINHNINSSSLKTGVYLVSLTADNQTVMKRLIKE
- a CDS encoding TIGR04282 family arsenosugar biosynthesis glycosyltransferase, which gives rise to MSKNALIIFTRNPELGKCKTRLAKTIGDKNALDVYKYLLQHTADVSLKIDISRYVFYSETISEKDIWETKHFNKKLQKGDDLGQRMQNAFEALFRLNYDKVIIIGSDLLDLNESIIENAFNALDHSDVAIGPAKDGGYYLLGMKKLHPKVFNIKAWGTETVYKQTISKLNHNSVYVLETLNDIDYVEDLKPYKVFQKYFKKN
- a CDS encoding rhodanese-like domain-containing protein, whose protein sequence is MKKTILLIVLFISSIGFAQKNISKLLKKYNTESIPYISVQELALPDSEAIILDSREIKEYEVSHIKNAIQVGYDHFDIEAVEKQVTDKSKTLVVYCSVGIRSEDIGEKLKEAGYTNVYNLFGGVFEWKNNDFTVYDTDDEPTENVHTFSEEWSKWLTSGKKVF
- the arsS gene encoding arsenosugar biosynthesis radical SAM (seleno)protein ArsS (Some members of this family are selenoproteins.), producing MATKSLKKRHSDLAQSNKQLEILSNGIFQNGELPTFKAKISETSQFPLKAKKLEILQINVGYMCNQVCDHCHVDAGPDRKEIMTRDTMRECLEVIKNTGAHTLDLTGGAPEMNPDFRWFVEEAAKAGIKDFIVRSNLTIIRANKKYYDLPEFFKKHNVHVVSSMPHWTRGKTDKQRGDGVFDKSIKALQELNAVGYGMLNSDLRLDLVYNPSGAFLPGDQASMEKDFKKALLEDFNIQFHNLFAITNLPISRFLDYLIASENYEDYMYSLIEAYNPAAVENVMCTNTLSVSWDGYLFDCDFNQMLELPVNSKIKHISEYNEDLLEGRNIVISQHCYGCTAGAGSSCQGSVA
- a CDS encoding arsenosugar biosynthesis-associated peroxidase-like protein; translated protein: MSKTYYDPADLRKFGNITEWDEELGNKFFEYYGKVFEEGALTAREKSLIALAVSHTEQCPYCIDAYTKDTLQRGVTKEEMMEAIHVGAAIKSGATLVHGVQMMNKVNKLDG
- the xdhC gene encoding xanthine dehydrogenase accessory protein XdhC, which translates into the protein MKNWIEILSEFKKKQQPVALVTVTKCHGSTPCVLGSRMIITEDKEIHGTIGGGKLEFLAIEKAMAALSENKIIESGYTLGPEFEQCCGGKVEFIIEPMNQTPELFLFGAGHIGKEIVQLLVGTPFKVNLIDSRENWFNEKEIDESINQCEVSEIDFKTFRDAVRWGKSCYVLVLTHNHAIDFDIISMALQNETKFLGLIGSKTKKARFNNMLIKEMNIEEGMSNVVCPIGLPIGGDTPKEIAISVVAQLLQVHYQGTAE
- a CDS encoding nucleoside-triphosphatase, with amino-acid sequence MIYILKGDIRTGKTTALLNWIEKRNDVDGLLCPDNENGKRYFLKVKSSEEFEFETEQEPEKTITIGRFHFLKSAFDEANDYLISKGKAQKSKYLIIDELGKLELQHTGLDDAAKVLIPDCIFNDKNHLIVVIRTSLIEKVVEHYQIKSYTLITKEDLAKECFA
- a CDS encoding xanthine dehydrogenase molybdopterin binding subunit, with protein sequence MHKNKSNTELNSKLDAVSIALKQSIKNLDSYTHVRGESLYVDDVNVRQGTLHAVVFDSRKAHGKIKSIDYSKAEALDGVERIFTYKDIPGENEIGGIIRDEPLFAENEVHFWGMPIALIIAESEFIARKARNLIEIDIQELPVITTAKQAKAKGSFINAPRSFSLGDTENTFKDCEYIYEGETFSNGQEHLYIEAQGAYAEPLENGNIKITSSTQGPTAVQKTTANVLGLAMHKIEVDVTRLGGGFGGKEDQATPWAVMAALATYHLNQSVKLILNRHDDLHMTGKRHPYESTYKIGLSKDLKILAYEAEFLQNSGAAADLSPAIAERTLFHATNSYYIPNVKTMVLSCKTNLPPNTAFRGFGGPQGMYVIESAIAKAASEIGVTSREIQEINLLDENDTFSYGQIAKKVEAKNTWDSAKSLFSSDALEHDVEEFNKNNTSFKKGIAFMPICFGISFTNTSMNHARALVHIYLDGSVGISTAAVEMGQGVNTKMMQIAAQVFSIPIEKIKIETTNTTRVANTSPSAASSTADLNGKATLMACNSLLKRLKLVASEDLNTKPEHIELKDEFIYINDKKSELSWTELISSAMLKRVALTENAHYATPEIHFDKTKEKGHPFAYHVYGTAITTVTLDCTRGTYEFDWVKIVHDYGKSMSEGIDLGQVEGALAQGIGWMTMEEIAYNDEGRLLSNALSTYKIPDIFSVPKDVEVIPVETKGHELAILKSKAVGEPPLMYGIGAYFAIQNAMMAFNPNYDLKFHAPMTPEKVLMGLHNK